The Marinobacter halotolerans genome includes a window with the following:
- a CDS encoding dynamin family protein, with the protein MNTHGPYTGTFQGTLSQQVEAYHGWKKELIRQIGRYRLWLQDNNLFSDDISTRIRNGLELLVEDELTIAFVGEYSRGKTELINALFFSEYGQRMLPSQAGRTTMCPTELFFDRNSNSNYLLLLPIETRTGELSLQQLRKQPERWVKHELDERDPEVMREVLAEVARVKSVPPSEARALGFDESMLESDRGQPGQVLIPAWRNAQISIRHPLFERGLRILDTPGLNALGSEPELTISMLPRAHAIVFLLSADTGVTASDMTIWKDHIDTEHADHRAGRFAVLNKIDVLWDDLQGDKYTNDAIDRIRSYTADHLGMREKDVIPLSAKQGLTARVRKDEALLQRSNLAQLEQLIIQRILMHKEQLITQSLINDLLGMLQNSQAAMQSRLDALKEEMQACSGVTVDKKALRLLADRAQRDYDFYYKKLITLRSSRRLMDSQGETLKEFVNEERFEKHAETIRRQMSSSWTTAGMNRSMEHFFELLEGDLSNLMSEGRLAEKMVSAIYRRYNEDTRARHLEPIPLRSGRHVIAVRELRKKARRFRISPTNLLTEQSVLVKRFFNVMVSEARTLHQRVRNDVERWPSEAMLPIMQYSMEQKQLLEHQIRRLRDMVRNDRDGRAERERLQNTITDLKRQLELADTMHKQIRKPAPTMIQQKVVNISGAL; encoded by the coding sequence ATGAACACTCACGGCCCATACACTGGCACCTTCCAGGGCACTCTGTCCCAACAGGTCGAGGCCTATCACGGCTGGAAAAAAGAACTGATACGCCAGATCGGTCGTTATCGCCTGTGGCTCCAGGACAACAACCTTTTCTCGGACGATATCAGCACGCGCATTCGCAACGGCCTGGAGTTGCTGGTAGAAGACGAACTGACCATAGCCTTTGTGGGGGAATATTCCCGGGGCAAAACCGAGCTCATCAACGCCCTGTTTTTCTCGGAGTACGGCCAGCGCATGCTGCCGTCCCAGGCGGGGCGGACCACCATGTGCCCCACCGAGCTGTTTTTTGATCGCAACAGCAACAGCAACTACCTCCTCCTGCTGCCCATCGAAACCCGGACCGGCGAGCTTTCCCTGCAGCAACTGCGCAAGCAACCTGAACGCTGGGTCAAACACGAACTGGACGAGCGCGACCCGGAAGTCATGCGGGAAGTTCTCGCCGAAGTTGCCCGGGTCAAGAGTGTGCCTCCTTCCGAAGCACGGGCACTCGGCTTCGATGAAAGCATGCTTGAAAGCGATAGGGGACAGCCCGGACAGGTGCTGATTCCCGCCTGGCGTAACGCCCAGATCAGCATTCGCCATCCGCTTTTCGAGCGAGGCCTGCGCATTCTGGACACACCCGGCCTGAATGCCCTCGGTTCAGAGCCGGAGCTGACCATCAGCATGCTGCCCCGCGCACACGCCATCGTATTCCTGCTCAGCGCCGACACCGGTGTGACCGCCAGCGATATGACCATCTGGAAGGATCATATCGACACCGAGCATGCCGACCATCGCGCCGGACGCTTCGCGGTGCTGAACAAAATCGACGTGCTATGGGACGATCTACAGGGCGATAAGTACACCAATGACGCCATCGACCGCATCCGAAGCTATACCGCAGACCACCTGGGCATGCGGGAAAAGGACGTCATTCCTTTGTCCGCCAAGCAGGGGCTGACGGCGCGGGTCCGAAAAGACGAAGCTCTGCTGCAACGATCCAACCTCGCCCAGCTGGAGCAGCTTATTATCCAGCGCATATTGATGCACAAAGAGCAGTTGATCACCCAGAGCCTGATCAACGATCTACTGGGCATGCTGCAGAATAGCCAGGCCGCGATGCAGAGTCGGCTGGATGCGCTGAAAGAAGAAATGCAGGCCTGCTCAGGCGTCACCGTGGACAAAAAGGCGCTGCGACTGCTCGCCGACCGCGCCCAGCGCGACTACGACTTCTATTACAAGAAGTTGATCACCCTGCGTTCAAGCCGCCGGCTGATGGATTCACAGGGTGAAACCCTGAAGGAGTTCGTTAACGAAGAGCGCTTTGAGAAGCACGCGGAAACCATTCGCCGTCAGATGTCCAGCAGTTGGACCACTGCCGGCATGAACCGCAGCATGGAGCATTTCTTCGAGCTGCTGGAAGGCGACCTGAGCAACCTTATGAGCGAAGGCCGCCTGGCCGAGAAGATGGTCAGCGCGATCTATCGCCGGTATAACGAAGACACTCGCGCCAGACACCTCGAGCCGATCCCACTCCGTTCCGGGAGACACGTTATTGCCGTGCGGGAACTTCGCAAGAAGGCACGGCGCTTCCGCATAAGCCCCACCAACCTGCTAACCGAACAGTCAGTGCTGGTAAAACGCTTTTTCAATGTCATGGTCAGCGAAGCCCGCACGCTACACCAGCGGGTTCGCAACGATGTGGAGCGATGGCCATCGGAAGCCATGCTGCCGATCATGCAGTACTCCATGGAACAGAAGCAGTTGCTGGAGCACCAGATCCGACGTCTGCGCGACATGGTTCGCAACGACCGGGACGGCCGGGCGGAGCGTGAACGCCTGCAGAACACCATCACCGACCTCAAGCGACAGCTTGAACTTGCGGATACCATGCACAAGCAGATCCGCAAACCCGCCCCGACCATGATCCAGCAGAAAGTCGTCAATATTTCCGGCGCGCTCTGA
- a CDS encoding YggT family protein, with amino-acid sequence MLADVLITILLIASSFYLTIVLLRFLLQLARADFYNPITQFAVKATNPLLRPLRKIIPGWGGIDGASLVLAVIIQGITFFLILIALNGGIPSVNPLSLLTWSVLNVLDLIVTIYFWSVIAVVVVSWIAPQSSHPAIQLVAQVTEPIMRPVRNVMPSMGGLDLSPIIVFLILNVLQVVIDNLQRSAGMGALAGM; translated from the coding sequence ATGCTGGCCGACGTTCTGATCACCATCCTGCTTATAGCTTCCAGCTTTTACCTGACCATCGTACTGCTCAGATTTCTGCTCCAGCTTGCCCGGGCCGATTTCTATAATCCCATAACCCAGTTTGCGGTGAAGGCGACTAACCCCCTGCTGCGCCCCTTGAGAAAAATCATCCCGGGCTGGGGCGGCATCGACGGCGCCTCCCTGGTGCTGGCGGTGATCATTCAGGGCATTACCTTTTTCCTGATTCTCATCGCGTTGAACGGCGGCATCCCCAGCGTCAACCCGCTTTCACTGCTGACCTGGTCAGTACTGAACGTGCTGGACCTGATCGTGACCATCTACTTCTGGTCGGTGATCGCCGTGGTGGTGGTCAGCTGGATTGCACCGCAAAGCAGTCATCCCGCTATCCAGCTGGTGGCGCAGGTCACCGAGCCGATCATGCGGCCGGTTCGCAACGTGATGCCCTCCATGGGCGGCCTGGATCTGTCGCCTATTATCGTGTTCCTGATCCTCAACGTGTTGCAGGTGGTCATCGACAATCTGCAGCGCAGTGCGGGCATGGGCGCTTTGGCAGGTATGTAA
- the proC gene encoding pyrroline-5-carboxylate reductase, producing MSTSPTISFIGAGNMASAIIGGMLESGFNAANIWVSAPDDGHLQSIRKQFGVSITTDNRHCAQQADMVVLAVKPQVMRDVCVDIAPVVQNTRPLMVSIAAGLEATTLDEWLGGGMPMVRVMPNTPSLVGKGAAGLYANDQVKDKQKAMVESVFNSIGSALWVDDESLLHAVTALSGSGPAYFFLMLEALEEAATEAGIPGKTARELAIQTMAGAAEMAGRSEHDPGQLKRNVMSPGGTTEQAINTFEEGGLRELVKKAYSAAYNRSGEMSKELAAKQ from the coding sequence TTGAGCACATCACCAACCATTTCGTTTATCGGCGCAGGCAATATGGCCAGCGCCATTATCGGTGGCATGCTGGAGAGCGGTTTCAATGCAGCCAATATCTGGGTGAGCGCCCCGGATGACGGTCATCTGCAGTCAATCCGCAAACAGTTCGGAGTCAGCATTACCACCGACAACCGTCACTGCGCCCAACAGGCAGACATGGTGGTGCTGGCGGTGAAGCCCCAGGTCATGAGGGACGTCTGCGTCGATATTGCTCCGGTTGTGCAGAACACGCGGCCGCTGATGGTGTCCATTGCCGCAGGCCTCGAAGCCACCACTCTGGACGAATGGCTGGGCGGCGGCATGCCCATGGTGCGGGTCATGCCCAACACGCCGTCGCTCGTCGGCAAGGGTGCTGCGGGCCTCTATGCCAATGATCAGGTGAAAGACAAACAGAAAGCCATGGTGGAGTCGGTGTTCAACAGCATCGGCTCGGCACTCTGGGTGGATGACGAATCCCTGCTTCACGCTGTGACGGCGCTTTCCGGCAGTGGCCCGGCCTATTTTTTCCTGATGCTTGAGGCCCTGGAAGAGGCGGCTACCGAGGCTGGCATTCCCGGCAAGACCGCGCGGGAACTGGCGATCCAGACCATGGCCGGCGCTGCAGAAATGGCCGGGCGCAGCGAACACGACCCGGGGCAGCTCAAACGTAACGTGATGTCCCCAGGAGGCACCACTGAACAGGCTATTAACACCTTCGAGGAAGGCGGCCTGCGCGAGCTGGTGAAAAAAGCCTACTCGGCGGCCTACAACCGTTCCGGCGAGATGTCGAAAGAACTTGCGGCCAAACAGTAG
- a CDS encoding YggS family pyridoxal phosphate-dependent enzyme, translated as MSSIADNVGTVTRRIQKATMDAGRKPGSVKLLAVSKTRPASDLREAHSAGQNAFGENYLQEALEKIDALADLPDLEWHFIGPIQSNKTRQIAEAFHWVHSVDRLKIARRLSEQRPDSLPPLNLCLQVNINEEDSKSGCVLAELPDLARECLALPNIRLRGLMAIPDPDQPEADLRASFDRLADALAALRRDNPGSDDLDTLSMGMSADLELAIEAGATWVRVGTAVFGARD; from the coding sequence ATGAGCAGCATAGCAGACAACGTGGGGACCGTAACCCGACGCATACAAAAAGCAACAATGGACGCGGGCCGCAAGCCCGGTTCAGTGAAGCTTCTTGCAGTGAGCAAGACCCGCCCTGCCAGTGATCTTCGTGAGGCCCACTCGGCCGGCCAGAATGCCTTTGGTGAGAACTACCTGCAGGAAGCGCTGGAGAAGATCGACGCGTTGGCTGACCTGCCAGATCTGGAATGGCATTTTATCGGCCCCATCCAGTCCAACAAGACCCGACAGATTGCCGAGGCCTTCCACTGGGTGCACAGCGTCGACCGGCTTAAAATTGCCCGTAGGCTCAGCGAGCAACGGCCCGATTCATTGCCACCCTTGAATCTCTGCCTTCAGGTCAATATTAATGAGGAAGACAGCAAATCGGGCTGTGTGCTGGCCGAGTTGCCCGATCTGGCGCGGGAATGCCTGGCACTGCCCAATATCCGCCTGCGGGGGCTGATGGCAATTCCGGACCCGGACCAGCCGGAGGCGGACCTGAGAGCCAGCTTCGACCGGCTCGCGGATGCGCTTGCGGCCCTGCGCAGGGACAATCCGGGAAGCGACGACCTGGACACGCTGTCCATGGGCATGTCCGCGGACCTGGAGCTGGCGATCGAGGCTGGCGCCACCTGGGTCAGGGTAGGCACCGCGGTTTTTGGCGCGAGGGACTAG
- a CDS encoding type IV pilus twitching motility protein PilT, which yields MDITELLAFSAKQGASDLHLSAGLPPMIRVDGDVRRINLPPMEHKEVHGLIYDIMNDKQRKDYEEFLETDFSFEVPGVARFRVNAFNQNRGAGGVFRTIPSKVLTMEDLGMGQVFKDIASVPRGLVLVTGPTGSGKSTTLAAMIDYINDSRYEHILTIEDPIEFVHESKKCLMNQREVHRDTLGFNEALRSALREDPDIILVGELRDLETIRLALTAAETGHLVFGTLHTTSAAKTIDRVVDVFPAQEKSMVRSMLSESLQAVISQTLMKKMGGGRIAAHEIMIGTSAIRNLIREDKIAQMYSAIQTGGSLGMQTLDQCLEKLLKKGLISREAARIKAKMPDNF from the coding sequence ATGGATATTACTGAACTGCTTGCCTTCTCAGCGAAACAGGGTGCGTCTGACCTTCACCTGTCTGCTGGCCTTCCCCCGATGATACGGGTTGATGGCGATGTCCGCCGTATCAATCTGCCGCCGATGGAGCACAAGGAAGTCCACGGTCTGATTTACGACATCATGAACGACAAGCAGCGCAAGGACTACGAGGAATTCCTGGAGACGGACTTTTCATTCGAAGTGCCCGGCGTGGCCCGCTTCCGTGTTAACGCATTCAACCAGAACCGGGGCGCCGGCGGGGTTTTCCGTACCATCCCCTCCAAGGTTCTGACCATGGAAGACCTGGGTATGGGGCAGGTGTTCAAGGATATCGCTTCCGTTCCCCGCGGTCTGGTTCTGGTAACTGGCCCGACCGGTTCGGGCAAGTCCACTACTCTGGCGGCGATGATCGACTACATCAACGACAGTCGTTACGAGCATATCCTCACGATTGAGGATCCGATCGAATTTGTTCACGAATCGAAGAAATGCCTGATGAACCAGCGGGAGGTTCATCGCGATACCCTGGGCTTCAACGAAGCCCTGCGGTCGGCACTGCGGGAAGACCCGGATATCATCCTGGTGGGCGAGCTCCGTGACCTGGAAACCATCCGCCTGGCTCTGACGGCCGCGGAAACCGGCCACCTGGTGTTCGGCACCCTGCACACCACCTCGGCGGCCAAAACCATCGACCGTGTGGTCGACGTGTTCCCGGCCCAGGAGAAGTCCATGGTGCGCTCGATGCTCTCCGAATCCCTGCAGGCGGTTATCTCCCAGACGCTGATGAAGAAAATGGGCGGTGGCCGAATTGCAGCTCACGAAATCATGATTGGTACCTCCGCCATCCGGAACCTGATCCGCGAAGACAAGATTGCCCAGATGTATTCGGCGATACAGACAGGTGGTTCGCTGGGCATGCAGACGCTGGACCAGTGTCTGGAGAAGCTGCTGAAGAAGGGCCTAATCTCCCGCGAAGCGGCGAGGATCAAAGCGAAGATGCCGGACAATTTCTAA
- a CDS encoding PilT/PilU family type 4a pilus ATPase, with translation MDFDKLLRLMVEKGGSDLFITAGVPPSMKVNGKVLPVTKSALTPEQTRDFVYGSMNDKQQREFEESHECNFAISARGIGRFRVSAFFQRNLCGMVLRRIEVKIPQIDELSLPEVVKDLAMTKRGLIMFVGATGTGKSTSLAAMLGHRNRNSRGHIISIEDPIEFVHQHQGCIVTQREVGIDTESFEVALKNTLRQAPDVILIGEVRTRQTMEYSVQFAETGHLCLATLHANNANQALDRIIQFFPPEQHNQIWMDLSLNLKAIVAQQLVPTPDGQGRKAVIEVLINTPLVSDLIRKGEVHRLKELMSKSRESGMQTFDQALYDLYAEGSITYEDALAHADSANDLRLMIKLGADAHGADKLSSSVDKLSIQDD, from the coding sequence ATGGATTTTGATAAGTTACTGCGTTTGATGGTCGAGAAGGGCGGTTCGGATCTGTTTATTACTGCCGGTGTGCCGCCTTCCATGAAAGTGAACGGAAAGGTGTTGCCAGTCACAAAGAGTGCGCTGACGCCGGAGCAGACCCGGGATTTCGTGTACGGCTCGATGAACGACAAACAGCAGCGTGAGTTCGAGGAGAGCCACGAGTGCAACTTTGCCATCAGCGCCCGGGGCATTGGTCGTTTCCGGGTCAGCGCGTTTTTCCAGCGTAACCTGTGCGGCATGGTCCTGCGACGGATCGAGGTGAAGATTCCCCAGATCGACGAACTGTCGCTGCCGGAAGTGGTCAAAGACCTGGCGATGACCAAGCGCGGGCTGATCATGTTCGTGGGCGCCACCGGTACCGGTAAGTCTACCTCCCTGGCAGCCATGCTTGGGCACCGCAACCGCAACAGCCGTGGCCACATTATTTCCATCGAAGACCCTATCGAATTTGTTCACCAGCACCAGGGCTGCATCGTTACCCAGCGGGAAGTGGGCATCGACACGGAAAGCTTTGAAGTGGCGCTGAAGAACACCCTGCGACAGGCGCCGGACGTGATCCTGATTGGTGAGGTGCGTACCCGCCAGACCATGGAATACTCGGTACAGTTCGCCGAAACCGGTCACCTGTGTCTGGCCACCCTGCACGCCAACAATGCCAACCAGGCGCTGGACCGGATTATCCAGTTTTTCCCGCCGGAACAGCACAATCAGATCTGGATGGACCTGTCCCTAAACCTCAAGGCCATTGTGGCCCAGCAGCTGGTGCCCACCCCGGACGGGCAGGGGCGTAAAGCGGTTATCGAGGTGCTGATCAACACCCCGCTGGTGTCCGACCTGATCCGCAAGGGTGAGGTGCACCGCCTCAAGGAACTGATGTCCAAATCCCGCGAGTCGGGCATGCAGACATTTGATCAGGCCCTCTATGACCTCTACGCTGAAGGATCAATCACGTACGAAGATGCATTGGCACACGCGGATTCCGCGAACGACCTGCGACTGATGATCAAACTGGGCGCAGATGCACACGGAGCCGATAAGCTGTCTTCAAGCGTCGACAAGTTGTCTATTCAGGATGATTGA